In Daphnia magna isolate NIES linkage group LG7, ASM2063170v1.1, whole genome shotgun sequence, a single genomic region encodes these proteins:
- the LOC116926290 gene encoding cGMP-specific 3',5'-cyclic phosphodiesterase encodes MFLRRWVTSEAYLSICVLLLAVHFVLILQSVKTTSSRQLCLPALPVFILFPRLIRDRVAGNESWIHAPPVDALGVAPEMAELTDQSDVFLSMVQDIATELDLHQLCHKILANVGRLTAADRGSLFLVESVNGDHFSEEDLGTPYLVPKLFDVTVDSDFDDTLLKAALEAQPIPLGSGIAGHVALTKSGLRIVDAYRDERFLSEVDKRTGYVTHSILCLPILDRQGGVVGVAQMVNKKGTLDGFTSSDEEIFRRYLCFAGIGIQNARLFLRVQNEKQRNQVLLGLAQSIFQEQTSLKKLVELMMANARNYLHCRRIVIYVFSPSEASHGQEMDITSGFEYINDGSASSQMSSSQRCEINLLSSAQLQESPFTALARFVAEKRQVIRINEISDYSDCCPELAKLLRGVAAPINQFLSLPIYNAQSAVVGVVQLLNKVDGKSFTSSDKLAVESFALFCGMAIHNTQTYEKVSKLSAKQKVAIECLSYHSRANEEDVEQLENDVVPSTEYYNLTNYDFIDFELSDLDTCKAVLRMFIHCDLINTFHIPYKVLCRWILSVKKNYRPVKYHNWRHALNVAQTMFSLLRTGKMEQFMTDLDILSLLVACLCHDLDHRGTNNAFQSKVMSPLAILYSTSTMEHHHLDQCIMILSEDSNNILQSLSPVQYRTAMHLIEHAILSTDLAVYFRKKNRFIDMVENGEFNWQDPDQKLLLCGMMMTGCDVSAIAKPWSVQHRVAKLVAEEFFEQGDMEKLQLNETPIAMMDRDEKDNLPKMQIGFIDSICLPLYRALSESFPWVKPIYETCLNNREQWKKLSDLVDMGLTWIDHPFIDKPVEHIIGSKEQEKIPLIVTDLSASNQLVGKSSDRYDKENLKLHPKSILKSPKITTTKSILKLPKVMSTSDSAPVSPHQEASKHLVRMRSMSLNSPTELVDIKPLRPSRDYSSKLCSIS; translated from the exons ATGTTTCTACGTAGATGGGTGACGTCAGAGGCTTACTTATCAATATGTGTTCTACTGCTTGCTGTACATTTCGTTCTGATTCTTCAATCTGTAAAAACAACGTCGTCAAGGCAACTATGCCTTCCAGCCCTTCCCGTGTTCATCCTCTTCCCTCGTCTGATAAGAGATCGTGTGGCAGGCAATGAGAGCTGGATTCACGCTCCACCTGTCGACGCGTTAGGAGTTGCTCCGGAAATGGCAGAATTGACAGACCAGAGCGACGTCTTTCTATCGATGGTTCAAGATATTGCCACCGAGCTAGATCTTCACCAG TTATGCCACAAGATTTTAGCCAACGTTGGCCGATTAACGGCAGCTGACCGAGGGTCTCTCTTCCTTGTGGAATCCGTCAACGGAGATCATTTTAGCGAGGAAGATTTGGGAACGCCTTATCTTGTTCCAAAACTCTTCGATGTCACCGTCGATTCGG ATTTCGATGATACTTTGCTGAAGGCAGCCCTTGAAGCGCAACCTATACCGCTAGGAAGCGGAATAGCCGGCCATGTAGCCCTCACCAAATCAGGACTGCGGATTGTAGACGCCTATCga GACGAACGTTTCCTTTCCGAAGTAGACAAGCGAACCGGTTACGTCACACACAGCATCCTCTGTCTTCCTATACTTGATCGCCAGGGTGGTGTTGTCGGTGTAGCGCAAATGGTTAATAAGAAAGGGACTCTCGACGGATTCACATCATCGGATGAAGAG ATCTTTAGACGTTACCTCTGTTTTGCCGGGATTGGGATTCAGAACGCCCGGCTCTTTTTACGCGTACAAAATGAGAAGCAACGGaatcag GTGCTCCTCGGCTTGGCGCAATCCATCTTCCAGGAACAAACGTCTTTGAAAAAGTTGGTCGAACTTATGATGGCAAATGCACGCAACTATCTTCACTGTCGACGCATAGTTATTTACGTCTTTTCACCATCAGAAGCTAGC CATGGTCAAGAAATGGACATTACGTCCGGATTCGAGTACATCAATGATGGAAGTGCTTCCAGCCAGATGAGCAGCAGCCAACGGTGTGAAATAAACTTGCTTTCTAGCGCTCAACTTCAAGAATCGCCGTTCACTGCCCTGGCACGTTTTGTGGCCGAGAAACGCCAA GTGATACGCATTAATGAAATAAGTGACTATAGTGATTGTTGCCCCGAACTTGCTAAATTACTGAGGGGCGTCGCCGCACCCATCAACCAGTTTTTGTCGCTTCCCATCTACAATGCGCAATCAGCCGTTGTGGGTGTAGTACAACTCCTCAACAAG GTGGATGGCAAATCATTTACGTCATCGGATAAGTTGGCCGTTGAATCGTTCGCTCTCTTTTGCGGAATGGCAATCCATAATACGCAAACGTACGAAAAAGTTTCTAAACTatcagcaaaacaaaaagtggccATCGAGTGCCTGTCTTACCATTCACGTGCTAATGAAGAAGATGTTGAACAGCTAGAAAATGATGTCGTTCCCTCGACCGAGTACTACAATCTCACAAA CTACGATTTCATCGATTTTGAATTATCGGACCTAGATACTTGCAAAGCAGTGTTACGCATGTTTATCCACTGTGACCTCATCAATACGTTCCATATACCTTACAAG GTGCTTTGTCGTTGGATCCTGAGCGTGAAGAAAAATTATCGACCTGTCAAGTATCACAATTGGCGTCACGCGTTGAATGTCGCCCAGACGATGTTTTCGCTTCTCAGAACagggaaaatggagcagttcATGACTGATCTCGAT ATTTTGAGTTTGCTGGTTGCCTGTTTATGCCACGATTTGGATCACCGTGGAACCAATAATGCTTTCCAG TCGAAAGTGATGTCTCCGTTAGCTATTCTCTACTCAACTTCTACTATGGAACACCATCATTTAGATCAGTGTATCATGATTCTTAGCGAGGATTCCAATAATATCCTACAA TCGCTCTCACCTGTGCAGTACAGGACAGCCATGCACCTGATTGAGCATGCCATCCTTTCAACCGATTTGGCTGTTTACTTCCgtaaaaaaaatcgtttcaTCGACATGgtggaaaacggagaattcAATTGGCAGGATCCTGACCAGAAATTGT TACTGTGTGGGATGATGATGACTGGTTGTGACGTGAGTGCCATTGCTAAGCCGTGGTCCGTTCAACATCGAGTAGCTAAACTAGTTGCGGAAGAGTTTTTCGAGCAGGGTGACATGGAGAAATTGCAGCTCAATGAGACGCCCATT GCAATGATGGACCGAGACGAGAAAGACAACCTGCCGAAAATGCAAATTGGGTTTATAGATTCGATTTGTTTGCCTCTTTACAGA GCGCTATCGGAATCATTCCCTTGGGTCAAACCTATCTATGAGACGTGTTTGAACAACCGCGAGCAATGGAAGAAACTTTCTGATTTGGTGGACATGGGGTTGACGTGGATCGATCACCCTTTTATTGACAAGCCTGTAGAACATATAATAG GAAGCAAAGAACAGGAGAAAATACCTCTAATTGTGACGGATTTGAGCGCATCGAATCAACTG gTGGGAAAAAGTAGCGACCGATATGACAAAGAAAATCTAAAGCTGCATCCCAAATCAATATTGAAATCAccaaaaataacaacaacaaaatctatACTTAAGTTACCAAAAGTCATGAGTACCTCTGATTCGGCTCCCGTTAGTCCTCACCAAGAAGCCTCCAAACATCTGGTCAGGATGCGATCCATGAGCCTCAATAGTCCGACGGAATTGGTCGATATCAAACCTTTGCGTCCGAGTCGCGATTACAGTAGTAAACTGTGCAGCATTTCTTGA